From Triticum urartu cultivar G1812 chromosome 2, Tu2.1, whole genome shotgun sequence, a single genomic window includes:
- the LOC125535863 gene encoding G-type lectin S-receptor-like serine/threonine-protein kinase At2g19130, giving the protein MFIMPLLLIAFTSLFFYLSAPPSFAAATATILPGQALAVGDKLVSENGRYALGFFDTSSTKSPQSTSSWHLGIWFNTVPKFASAWVANREKPIKNTTSLQLTISTDGNLVIQNRSTKSIFWSTQANVKRNGTIAMLLSNGNLILRNSSNSSHILWQSFDDPTDTLLPGAKLGFDRLTGLDRRLVSWKNRVSPASGAYCNGLDPSGADQFLLTRLDSSMSYWSSGVWNGNSFVSYPGNNTPNQASYNLTFVDNEREKYVVESLADENAVFRHVIDASGQAKGYVWYEGLQDWILAYNQPKAQCDVYAVCGPFTICNDDDLPNCICMDGFTITSPLDWELEDRTAGCLRKTPLHCITNKNTTYSTDQFASLPCVRLPKNASKVEIATSAEECAQICLNNCSCTAYSFGDEGCYILHHELINIAQLQCGGTTKNSDGETLYFRLSAQDVQSSKNNRRQTVGVVVGTGLSALGLFGLGLLLMIWRNKRKRSPRKTYGSDGGRIIAFEYTDLQRATKYFTDKLGGGSFGSVFKGFLSDSHAIAVKMLEGAYQGEKQFRAEVSSVGAIQHINLVKLVGFCCHGPKRLLVYEHMPNRSLDIHLFKDDSTILNWTTRYQIALGVARGLAYMHESCRDYIIHCDVKPENILLDALFVPKIADFGMAKILGRDFSRALTTARGTIGYLAPEWIYGVAITAKVDVYSYGMVLLEIISGRRNSDASCSSGGDLGVFFPVHAARKLLEGDIKSLVDHKLQGDVNLAEVELACKVACWCIQDEEFDRPTMGEVVQILEGQVETRMPPMPRLLQAVAGSSCSTCS; this is encoded by the coding sequence ATGTTCATCATGCCTCTCCTCCTCATAGCTTTCACCTCACTCTTCTTCTACCTGAGCGCCCCTCCAAGTTTCGCCGCCGCGACGGCCACCATCTTACCCGGCCAAGCACTTGCCGTCGGCGACAAGCTCGTCTCCGAAAACGGCAGGTACGCGCTCGGCTTCTTTGACACAAGCAGCACCAAATCCCCCCAGAGCACCAGTAGCTGGCACCTAGGCATATGGTTCAACACAGTCCCCAAATTTGCTTCCGCTTGGGTTGCGAACAGAGAGAAGCCAATCAAAAACACCACCTCGCTGCAACTCACAATCTCCACCGATGGCAACCTCGTCATCCAAAACCGCTCCACCAAGTCCATATTCTGGTCCACCCAAGCAAACGTGAAAAGAAACGGCACCATTGCCATGCTCTTGAGCAATGGAAACCTCATCCTAAGGAACTCCTCAAACTCGTCGCACATCTTGTGGCAAAGCTTTGACGACCCCACGGATACACTTTTACCCGGGGCGAAGCTTGGATTCGACAGGCTAACCGGCCTGGATCGTCGTCTGGTTTCATGGAAAAACAGGGTCAGCCCGGCTAGTGGTGCGTACTGCAACGGGTTAGACCCCAGCGGTGCAGACCAGTTCTTGCTTACACGGCTCGACTCCTCCATGTCATATTGGTCAAGCGGTGTGTGGAACGGGAACTCCTTTGTGTCGTATCCTGGGAATAATACCCCAAACCAGGCTTCTTACAATTTGACTTTTGTTGACAATGAACGAGAGAAGTATGTCGTTGAGAGCTTAGCCGACGAGAATGCGGTTTTTCGGCATGTAATTGATGCCTCTGGTCAGGCCAAGGGGTACGTTTGGTATGAGGGCTTGCAAGATTGGATACTGGCCTACAACCAACCAAAAGCTCAGTGTGATGTCTACGCGGTTTGTGGACCTTTCACAATCTGCAACGATGACGACCTTCCAAACTGCATCTGCATGGATGGCTTCACCATAACATCTCCTCTGGATTGGGAGCTAGAAGATCGAACCGCTGGGTGCTTGAGAAAAACTCCATTGCACTGTATTACTAACAAGAACACAACCTACTCGACAGATCAGTTCGCCTCTTTGCCATGTGTTAGGTTGCCCAAAAATGCCAGCAAAGTAGAGATTGCCACAAGCGCCGAAGAGTGTGCACAAATTTGCCTGAATAATTGCTCTTGCACTGCTTATTCCTTCGGGGATGAAGGATGCTATATCTTGCATCACGAATTGATCAACATAGCACAATTACAATGTGGTGGCACAACGAAGAATTCAGATGGAGAAACACTTTACTTTCGCCTTTCTGCTCAAGATGTTCAAAGTTCGAAAAATAACAGAAGGCAGACTGTTGGAGTTGTGGTTGGCACAGGCCTTTCCGCTCTAGGCTTATTTGGACTCGGCCTCCTCCTAATGATTTGGAGAAACAAAAGGAAGAGATCTCCTCGCAAAACTTACGGTAGTGATGGGGGGAGAATCATTGCATTTGAATACACTGACTTGCAACGAGCAACAAAATATTTCACTGATAAATTGGGGGGAGGTAGTTTTGGTTCTGTGTTCAAGGGGTTTCTAAGTGATTCTCATGCCATAGCAGTGAAGATGCTTGAAGGTGCATATCAAGGAGAGAAGCAATTCCGAGCCGAAGTGAGCTCGGTTGGAGCTATCCAACACATCAATTTGGTCAAGCTAGTCGGGTTTTGCTGCCATGGTCCGAAAAGACTGCTGGTTTATGAACACATGCCAAATCGGTCGCTTGACATCCATCTTTTTAAAGACGATTCCACGATATTGAATTGGACTACCAGGTATCAGATAGCCCTTGGAGTTGCTAGAGGGTTAGCATACATGCATGAGAGCTGTCGAGACTACATCATACATTGTGATGTCAAGCCAGAAAACATACTTCTCGATGCTTTATTTGTTCCTAAAATTGCAGATTTTGGGATGGCAAAGATTTTGGGAAGGGATTTCAGTCGAGCACTGACCACAGCCAGAGGCACGATAGGGTACCTTGCCCCTGAATGGATTTATGGTGTTGCTATCACGGCAAAAGTTGATGTTTATAGCTATGGGATGGTGTTGCTGGAAATAATATCCGGAAGGAGAAACTCGGATGCATCATGTTCCAGCGGTGGGGACCTTGGTGTTTTTTTTCCCGTGCACGCCGCGCGTAAGCTTCTTGAAGGAGACATCAAGAGTTTAGTAGATCACAAATTGCAAGGTGATGTCAATCTTGCTGAGGTTGAACTAGCTTGCAAGGTTGCGTGTTGGTGCATACAAGATGAAGAATTCGACCGGCCAACAATGGGAGAGGTGGTTCAGATTCTTGAGGGACAGGTTGAAACCAGGATGCCACCGATGCCAAGATTACTTCAAGCTGTGGCTGGAAGCTCCTGTTCAACGTGTTCGTAA